In Treponema vincentii, a single window of DNA contains:
- a CDS encoding efflux RND transporter permease subunit → MNLKNALVKKLYKHPRVILGIILGITLFFALQLPRIRFDNNNFRFIPESDPARIADAEMAKIFGDSVPLLIGIQRRYSTIIDYKFLEKMQELDKQLLALPLVKSVVSLTTTTHIEAAGDSIVSGKLVPEHLTGSPEELNTITERLRSLDTYNRSLVSDDLKATQTIIFLNVKQEESGSPETIAVCRKVMSIAEEWDFPDSVAYVTGAPVFSEIVNEATSHDLMFLVPIVVIVVAGVLFFSFRRFTGVFLPLLTVIISCIWAIGAMALLQIPLTILSTVLPVILIAVGSAYGIHVINHYFDEVTQSKEISRETHSAQIVEAMSRVIPPVFLAALTTFAGFVSFCFTSVVPIFEFGIFSSFGVLSAFIVAVTLIPAILILRGPRNPTIGGRFGVQPSHTGIIDRIIADTLMIVHAHKRSVLLISLGCIIFAGLGISKLVIDNVLMEYFEPDVQVVRSDTFIRENFGGSKLLNLIIKGTKQGDVIRPDVLQAIDSLAVYAEENIPEVGKVTSLADVIKRFNQVYNADAPAAGLTPTGANSTEKGEKDTFGDFGDFGDDDTTTPLDKTANSAVTDTVVNTGVETQKERAYTFPEIIEKLAAAQAARRGRYVSATEVIDALKKDINYKGAAYYEIPTDPQKYGKETQEELSMLIQNYLLLMGGNVQDFIDDIHTPATLKVNIQLRTVGQHDSEQALQAIMAYVKANFPKDISVEANGSMFIEQSLNTLVVQSQLISVAVSFGIVFLILAIYYRSIIAGIIGIIPLMISVALNFGFMGIVGIKLNIGTAMVASFAIGIGIDYTIHYLAAYHHECTKRRDDRNFLIHTFYGSGKAILFNAVSVGAGFAVLMLSKFNMLSELGLLIALVMATSSFASLTVLPTILSIVKPRFITKALPGDSTEP, encoded by the coding sequence ATGAATTTGAAAAACGCACTGGTTAAAAAACTATACAAACATCCTCGTGTTATTTTAGGTATTATACTCGGCATTACGCTTTTTTTTGCGTTGCAGCTTCCGCGTATCCGATTTGATAATAATAATTTTCGTTTTATACCGGAAAGCGATCCTGCACGAATAGCGGATGCCGAGATGGCAAAGATATTCGGGGATTCGGTACCGCTCCTCATCGGTATTCAACGGCGTTATTCAACGATAATTGATTATAAATTTTTAGAAAAGATGCAGGAGTTGGATAAGCAATTGCTTGCGTTGCCACTTGTAAAAAGTGTCGTTTCGCTTACGACGACAACCCATATCGAAGCTGCAGGCGATTCAATTGTAAGTGGAAAACTTGTGCCGGAACATTTAACCGGTTCGCCGGAAGAATTGAACACAATTACCGAACGACTTCGCTCGTTGGATACCTATAACCGCAGTTTGGTTTCCGACGATTTAAAAGCAACACAGACTATTATCTTCCTTAATGTAAAACAAGAAGAAAGCGGCTCACCGGAAACGATTGCCGTGTGTCGTAAAGTGATGAGTATCGCGGAGGAATGGGACTTTCCGGATTCCGTTGCCTACGTAACCGGAGCGCCGGTATTCAGTGAAATTGTCAACGAAGCAACAAGTCATGATTTAATGTTCCTTGTGCCTATCGTCGTCATCGTAGTGGCGGGCGTCTTGTTTTTTTCGTTTAGAAGATTTACCGGCGTGTTCTTGCCGCTGCTCACCGTTATTATTTCATGTATTTGGGCAATCGGTGCGATGGCGTTGCTGCAAATTCCGTTGACCATCCTTTCGACGGTACTGCCCGTTATTCTGATTGCCGTCGGCAGTGCGTATGGCATCCATGTTATCAATCACTATTTTGATGAAGTAACACAGAGTAAGGAAATCTCTCGAGAAACTCACTCAGCGCAGATTGTTGAAGCTATGTCACGGGTTATTCCGCCGGTTTTTTTGGCGGCGCTTACGACCTTTGCAGGCTTCGTCTCGTTCTGCTTTACAAGCGTCGTCCCCATTTTTGAGTTTGGTATATTTTCGAGCTTCGGCGTACTTTCTGCCTTTATCGTTGCGGTAACGCTTATCCCGGCAATTCTTATTTTGCGTGGCCCCCGTAATCCGACCATCGGAGGGCGTTTCGGCGTTCAACCGAGCCATACCGGTATTATCGATCGGATTATTGCCGATACACTGATGATTGTCCATGCACATAAACGGAGCGTGCTGCTGATCAGCCTTGGTTGTATCATCTTTGCGGGGTTGGGAATTTCAAAACTCGTTATCGATAACGTATTAATGGAATACTTTGAACCGGATGTACAGGTCGTTCGATCCGATACCTTTATCCGCGAAAATTTCGGCGGTTCTAAATTGCTGAATTTAATTATTAAAGGTACCAAACAGGGTGATGTTATCCGGCCCGATGTATTACAGGCGATCGATTCTCTTGCCGTATATGCGGAAGAAAATATTCCCGAAGTTGGAAAAGTTACCTCACTGGCGGATGTTATTAAACGGTTCAATCAAGTGTATAACGCGGATGCGCCTGCGGCAGGACTTACGCCTACCGGTGCAAACTCTACCGAAAAGGGAGAAAAAGATACATTTGGGGATTTTGGCGATTTTGGAGACGATGACACAACGACTCCTCTTGATAAAACTGCAAATTCTGCCGTAACCGATACGGTGGTGAACACTGGCGTAGAAACACAAAAAGAACGGGCGTATACTTTTCCCGAAATCATCGAGAAACTTGCAGCTGCTCAAGCAGCCCGCCGCGGCAGGTATGTTTCCGCGACCGAGGTGATTGATGCGTTAAAGAAAGATATCAATTATAAAGGTGCTGCCTACTACGAAATTCCTACGGATCCTCAAAAATACGGCAAAGAGACGCAGGAAGAACTTTCAATGCTTATTCAAAATTACCTCTTGCTTATGGGCGGCAACGTACAGGATTTTATCGATGACATACATACCCCTGCTACGCTTAAAGTAAATATTCAGCTCAGAACGGTTGGTCAACACGATAGCGAACAAGCCTTGCAAGCGATAATGGCGTATGTTAAGGCCAATTTTCCCAAGGACATATCCGTAGAAGCAAACGGCTCAATGTTCATCGAACAGTCGTTAAATACCCTTGTGGTACAGTCTCAGCTGATTTCCGTGGCGGTATCGTTCGGTATCGTATTTCTCATTTTAGCGATTTATTACCGGTCTATTATCGCCGGTATTATCGGAATTATCCCGCTGATGATATCCGTTGCGCTGAACTTCGGGTTTATGGGAATTGTCGGTATAAAACTCAATATCGGGACGGCGATGGTCGCGAGTTTTGCAATCGGTATCGGTATCGATTATACCATCCACTATTTGGCGGCTTATCATCATGAATGTACCAAACGGCGCGACGACCGGAATTTTCTTATCCACACATTTTACGGTTCCGGTAAGGCAATCCTGTTTAATGCGGTATCCGTCGGAGCAGGCTTTGCCGTTTTAATGCTTTCAAAGTTTAATATGCTGTCAGAACTCGGCTTGCTGATTGCCTTGGTAATGGCGACGAGCTCTTTCGCAAGCTTAACGGTACTACCGACTATCCTTTCGATTGTAAAGCCGCGGTTTATTACTAAAGCCTTACCGGGGGATAGTACAGAACCGTAG
- a CDS encoding ATP-dependent helicase codes for MNTENLNPEQAKAVNTINGTVLIIAGAGSGKTRVITFRIAHMLESGIPQSQILALTFTNKAAREMEQRIKELTGKKLQNLTISTFHALGVKILREYIDRLGWRQNFSIYDEVDRNQLIKESAKELKIATETLDVYGVGTLFSQIKTGQKNFTAQTAVYRPLYNEYQAGLKLFNAVDFDDLIMLPIKLFTEHPDVLAVYKNRYRYVMVDEFQDTSIQQYQMMHLIADENVCVVGDDDQSIYSWRGANYENIRLFEKDFPHLVEIKLEQNYRSTGTILAAANGVISHNTNRKEKALWSGNGSGKPIEIFIPENEAAEADFIADTILTEKLRENRSYADFGVLIRTNGLGRAIEEAFLDANIPYRMSGGTSFFQRKEIKDIISYLRVIANPDDDINLLRIINTPRRGIGKKTLEVLSAIATEKECSIRMAIHALLERPPDDFREKSLADLEEFVELISSERKQLLSGKGLANKVRKLVERIQYFDYLTQEFQKNEKAARFKFLNIESLLQSIDTWETNPDNFDPSLYTYLNRITLLSRDDQNEEDTGEVNIMTIHAAKGLEFPVVFIAGAEEGIIPHARSMEENAGDVEEERRLFYVAITRARDKLIITSCRTRRRQAGLLECSPSPFLEEIPAELVQYHEPDTEAEEEDIAKMFAQMKKKFSM; via the coding sequence ATGAATACGGAAAACTTAAATCCTGAGCAGGCGAAGGCGGTCAATACGATTAACGGGACGGTGCTGATTATTGCGGGGGCGGGGTCGGGGAAGACGCGCGTGATTACGTTTAGGATTGCGCACATGCTGGAAAGCGGGATTCCTCAGTCGCAGATTTTGGCGTTGACTTTTACGAACAAGGCGGCGCGGGAGATGGAGCAGCGGATTAAAGAGCTGACGGGTAAGAAGTTACAGAATTTAACGATTAGTACTTTTCACGCGCTGGGGGTGAAAATCCTGCGGGAATATATTGACCGGCTGGGCTGGCGGCAGAACTTTAGCATTTACGACGAGGTAGACCGCAATCAGCTGATTAAGGAGTCGGCGAAGGAACTGAAAATTGCAACGGAAACGCTCGATGTGTACGGAGTGGGGACGCTGTTTTCTCAGATAAAGACGGGGCAGAAAAATTTTACGGCGCAGACGGCGGTGTATCGTCCGCTGTACAACGAATATCAGGCCGGGCTCAAGCTGTTCAATGCGGTGGATTTTGACGATTTGATTATGCTGCCGATTAAGCTTTTTACCGAACATCCCGATGTGCTTGCGGTGTACAAGAACCGCTACCGGTATGTGATGGTGGATGAGTTTCAGGACACGAGCATCCAGCAGTATCAGATGATGCACTTAATTGCGGATGAGAATGTATGCGTGGTCGGCGATGATGATCAGTCTATTTATTCGTGGCGGGGAGCGAATTATGAAAATATCCGCCTGTTTGAAAAGGATTTCCCGCATCTGGTGGAGATTAAGCTTGAGCAAAATTACCGTTCCACCGGTACGATTTTGGCGGCTGCGAACGGGGTGATTTCGCACAATACCAACCGGAAAGAAAAAGCGCTGTGGTCGGGGAACGGCTCCGGCAAGCCGATTGAAATTTTTATCCCGGAGAATGAGGCGGCAGAGGCTGATTTTATTGCGGACACCATCCTTACGGAGAAGCTGCGCGAGAACCGGAGCTATGCGGACTTCGGTGTTTTGATCCGCACCAACGGCTTAGGGCGCGCGATTGAAGAAGCCTTCCTCGATGCCAATATTCCGTACCGGATGTCCGGCGGCACGAGCTTTTTTCAGCGCAAAGAAATTAAAGACATTATCAGCTATCTGCGGGTGATTGCGAATCCCGACGATGATATTAACCTCTTGCGGATTATCAACACACCGCGGCGCGGTATTGGGAAAAAAACACTGGAAGTGCTCTCCGCAATCGCAACGGAAAAGGAATGCTCTATCCGCATGGCGATTCATGCGCTGCTTGAGCGTCCGCCGGATGACTTCCGCGAAAAGAGCCTTGCCGATTTGGAGGAATTTGTCGAGCTGATAAGTTCCGAACGGAAACAGCTGCTGTCCGGCAAGGGCTTGGCGAATAAGGTACGGAAACTCGTGGAGCGTATTCAGTATTTTGATTATTTGACGCAGGAATTTCAGAAAAACGAAAAAGCGGCGCGCTTTAAGTTTTTGAATATCGAAAGCCTCTTGCAGTCTATCGACACGTGGGAAACAAACCCCGACAACTTTGACCCTTCGCTGTATACCTACCTCAATCGCATCACGCTGCTGAGCCGCGATGATCAAAATGAGGAAGATACCGGCGAGGTGAATATCATGACTATCCACGCCGCGAAGGGATTGGAGTTTCCGGTGGTGTTTATTGCAGGTGCTGAGGAAGGCATTATTCCCCATGCCCGTAGTATGGAAGAAAATGCAGGGGATGTGGAAGAAGAGCGCCGCCTGTTCTATGTCGCCATTACCCGCGCCCGCGACAAGCTCATTATTACAAGCTGCCGGACTCGGCGTAGGCAAGCAGGCTTGCTGGAGTGCAGCCCCTCACCGTTCTTGGAAGAAATTCCTGCGGAGCTGGTGCAGTACCATGAGCCGGACACCGAAGCTGAGGAAGAAGACATCGCCAAGATGTTTGCCCAGATGAAGAAGAAGTTTTCTATGTAA
- a CDS encoding RluA family pseudouridine synthase, with amino-acid sequence MYAAIRKGSIRINGKRTVLNYRTAVGDTLSISETLLSAEKQPVWKQSAPGEQNHISGKRCRVSSRQTRIHTDIPILLKTTDLLIVNKPAGIPVHGEHSIDTLLSDATAQLSADIPPSTSSASHPLRSLSFKSGTLHRQDKDTTGVLCFSQTLAGAQWFSQCLREKTVGKYYLGVVRGNLQTQLITVEDESGKTITQCYSLSYNRGIDASLILFKLITGKKHQIRKHSANAGHPLVGDRKYRGGNPLPTCKHYLLHAWRLYFPASRPADMPALIEAPFFPEMKTSLKQYFSGWRKAASAILTNQTRAAGNF; translated from the coding sequence TTGTATGCAGCAATCCGTAAGGGCTCCATCCGCATCAACGGCAAGCGAACAGTGCTTAACTACCGGACGGCAGTAGGCGATACATTATCGATTTCCGAAACACTCCTCTCTGCTGAAAAACAACCGGTATGGAAGCAATCAGCACCCGGTGAACAAAACCATATCTCCGGCAAACGGTGCCGTGTCTCAAGCAGGCAAACTCGCATTCATACCGATATCCCGATCTTGTTAAAAACAACCGACTTGCTCATTGTCAATAAGCCGGCGGGAATTCCCGTACATGGGGAACACAGCATTGACACGCTACTTTCCGATGCTACGGCACAATTATCCGCCGATATACCGCCTTCTACCAGCTCCGCTAGTCATCCTCTGCGAAGCCTTTCTTTTAAATCAGGGACGTTGCACCGGCAGGATAAAGATACTACCGGTGTGCTCTGTTTTTCGCAGACACTTGCCGGAGCGCAATGGTTTTCTCAATGTCTGCGGGAAAAAACGGTAGGCAAATACTACTTAGGCGTTGTACGCGGTAATCTGCAAACACAGCTTATTACCGTCGAAGACGAAAGCGGTAAAACTATCACGCAATGTTATTCGCTGAGCTACAATAGAGGGATTGATGCGTCGCTGATACTGTTTAAGCTTATTACCGGTAAAAAACATCAGATACGAAAGCATAGCGCGAACGCAGGCCATCCGTTGGTTGGGGATCGTAAATACCGCGGTGGGAATCCGCTGCCTACCTGCAAGCACTATTTACTCCATGCGTGGCGGTTGTATTTTCCCGCCTCAAGACCGGCGGATATGCCCGCTCTTATTGAAGCTCCGTTTTTTCCCGAAATGAAAACTTCTCTCAAACAATATTTTTCAGGTTGGAGAAAAGCAGCATCCGCCATTCTTACAAATCAAACTCGAGCAGCTGGCAATTTTTAA
- a CDS encoding histidine phosphatase family protein: MKLFVVRHGETDWNVKELACGVSESMLTEKGRLQAQSVATRLKEDKEKNNITTIYVSPLKRARDTAVYIEQALQLTAIPNTHLQEINFGDFEGKPWNSPEFLYIHKNPFLKFPAGESFAQVAHRAYSIIEDVKDKHTGAGNILFVCHGVVAAAIYTYFKPFSAEELLRLEIKNCQLLEFDL, from the coding sequence ATGAAGCTTTTTGTTGTGCGGCACGGCGAAACAGACTGGAATGTAAAAGAATTGGCATGCGGCGTTTCGGAATCTATGCTAACGGAAAAGGGGCGGCTACAAGCGCAATCCGTAGCCACTCGGTTAAAAGAAGATAAAGAAAAAAATAATATCACGACAATTTATGTATCTCCGCTCAAAAGAGCGAGGGATACGGCAGTATATATTGAACAGGCATTACAGCTTACGGCTATTCCTAATACCCACTTACAAGAGATAAATTTCGGTGATTTCGAAGGAAAACCGTGGAATAGTCCCGAGTTTTTATATATTCATAAAAATCCTTTTTTAAAATTTCCTGCGGGTGAATCCTTTGCACAGGTGGCGCACCGTGCATACAGTATTATAGAAGACGTAAAGGATAAACATACAGGAGCCGGTAATATTCTTTTTGTCTGCCATGGCGTGGTGGCAGCGGCTATTTATACGTATTTTAAGCCTTTCTCAGCAGAGGAATTATTGCGATTGGAAATTAAAAATTGCCAGCTGCTCGAGTTTGATTTGTAA
- a CDS encoding RNA polymerase sigma factor RpoD/SigA, with the protein MERIQNTRTDNNIFATYLREINKIPLLSVEDEVKYAKAAAAGDEKAKKILIESNLRFVVNVAKKYQNKNIPIMDLISEGNIGLMNAADRFDPDKGYKFISYAVWWIRQAILKAICEKSRMIRLPLNRANELVQIEKARKIMGKSGSEPEDKELTAIAQDLRIEPEMVRTIMNAARDPVSLDAPIFNDNNGASTGDFVEDTRYMQPESYALDIDLRENVDALLASLTEREAEILRYRFGLNGHEQLSLKEVGVRFNLTKERIRQIEKKALERLQSIGHQHELESFVA; encoded by the coding sequence ATGGAAAGAATACAGAATACGCGTACGGATAATAATATCTTTGCAACTTATTTGAGAGAGATAAACAAGATACCGCTGTTGTCGGTAGAAGACGAGGTAAAATACGCAAAAGCAGCTGCCGCCGGAGATGAAAAGGCAAAAAAAATACTGATTGAATCGAATTTACGATTCGTGGTCAATGTCGCAAAAAAATATCAAAATAAGAATATCCCGATTATGGATTTAATCAGCGAAGGTAATATCGGGCTGATGAATGCTGCCGACCGTTTTGATCCCGATAAGGGGTACAAGTTTATTTCGTATGCGGTATGGTGGATTCGCCAAGCAATTTTAAAAGCTATCTGCGAAAAATCTCGCATGATTCGACTTCCGTTAAACAGAGCAAACGAGTTGGTACAGATTGAAAAAGCCCGCAAGATTATGGGAAAGAGCGGAAGTGAACCGGAAGATAAAGAACTTACAGCCATCGCTCAAGATCTTCGCATTGAACCTGAAATGGTACGGACAATTATGAATGCTGCCCGTGACCCCGTTTCTTTGGATGCACCGATATTTAATGATAACAACGGTGCCAGTACTGGCGATTTTGTTGAAGATACCCGCTATATGCAGCCTGAAAGCTATGCACTTGATATTGATCTCCGTGAGAATGTCGATGCGTTGCTCGCATCCTTGACAGAACGGGAGGCAGAGATCCTCCGCTACCGCTTCGGCTTAAACGGGCATGAGCAGCTTTCATTAAAAGAAGTAGGTGTACGGTTTAATTTAACCAAAGAGCGTATTCGCCAAATCGAAAAAAAGGCGCTTGAACGGCTGCAGTCGATAGGTCATCAGCACGAACTTGAAAGCTTCGTTGCATAA
- a CDS encoding DUF1643 domain-containing protein, with translation MEWMNITCDPENQGYIDAPLTCRYLLEKKGKKKLIVLGLNPSTANSKVPDSTMKKVMHYAEQESFDSFAMVNLYPQRATNPEDLKNFNEELHRKNLTKIEAVVSQIEKPVVLLAFGGNIMKIKFLSSCFIDIYKLLKKYNPSWKCLDIGATGIPKHPLYLKNSLRMKDFDIDSFILTLQR, from the coding sequence ATGGAATGGATGAATATAACTTGTGATCCCGAAAACCAAGGATATATTGATGCCCCACTGACTTGTAGATATTTATTAGAAAAAAAAGGGAAGAAGAAATTAATTGTATTAGGACTAAACCCTAGTACAGCAAATTCCAAGGTTCCAGATAGCACTATGAAAAAAGTAATGCATTACGCAGAGCAAGAAAGTTTTGATAGCTTTGCAATGGTTAATTTATACCCCCAACGGGCAACAAACCCTGAAGATTTAAAAAACTTTAACGAAGAACTGCATAGAAAAAATTTGACAAAAATAGAGGCTGTAGTATCACAAATTGAAAAACCAGTAGTTTTATTGGCTTTCGGTGGAAATATCATGAAAATTAAATTTTTAAGCTCTTGTTTTATCGATATTTATAAATTGCTAAAAAAATATAATCCGTCTTGGAAATGTCTTGATATTGGAGCAACCGGAATACCAAAGCATCCTTTATACTTGAAGAACAGTCTGAGAATGAAAGATTTTG
- a CDS encoding outer membrane lipoprotein-sorting protein, translating into MKKLLMLCFLLLCSITVLFAEETAESIMKGAPSKITIETIGTRAKMEIQRNGTTMAELLVDQYSVQKENDHRTFLEIKAPANVKGTRFLMIAKDGVTDQRIYLPSLGKVRRITGESEGTESFLGTDFSYNDMSYLQRDSSLDTYKLLREEEYGGTLCYVIEGIPKDTKSEYSKTNVWVEKNTKHLVKIAFYDRKNVLVKIMEMSNYETTQGVDTPRVTKMTTLATNTSTTINIIKMQYNMNIPDKIFTPRYLEQGR; encoded by the coding sequence ATGAAAAAATTACTAATGCTTTGTTTTTTATTGCTCTGCAGCATCACAGTGCTTTTTGCCGAAGAAACCGCTGAATCCATTATGAAGGGCGCTCCGTCAAAAATAACGATTGAAACGATCGGGACGCGGGCAAAGATGGAAATTCAGCGGAATGGAACGACGATGGCAGAGCTGTTGGTCGATCAATATTCCGTGCAAAAAGAAAATGATCACCGCACCTTTTTGGAAATCAAAGCGCCTGCAAATGTAAAGGGGACACGTTTTTTGATGATTGCAAAAGACGGAGTTACCGATCAGCGGATTTATCTACCCTCGCTTGGAAAAGTACGCCGTATTACCGGTGAGTCGGAAGGAACCGAAAGTTTTCTCGGTACCGATTTTTCATATAATGACATGTCGTATTTGCAGCGGGACAGCAGTTTGGATACGTATAAACTGCTGCGCGAAGAAGAGTATGGCGGAACTCTCTGTTATGTTATTGAAGGTATCCCTAAGGATACAAAATCGGAATATTCTAAAACCAATGTGTGGGTAGAAAAAAATACCAAACATCTGGTAAAAATTGCCTTTTATGATCGAAAAAACGTATTGGTAAAAATCATGGAAATGAGCAATTACGAGACAACCCAAGGTGTGGATACCCCGCGGGTTACTAAAATGACCACTCTTGCAACAAATACATCGACAACCATTAACATTATAAAAATGCAATATAATATGAATATACCCGATAAGATTTTTACTCCGCGTTATTTGGAGCAAGGTCGTTAA
- a CDS encoding co-chaperone GroES: MKVRPLADRVLVKVDKVETKTASGIIIPDTAQEKTQTAVVVAVGDDKEKIKVSVGQKVMHDKYAGTQIKIDGEEYLILKAGDIVAVIE; this comes from the coding sequence ATGAAAGTACGGCCATTAGCAGACCGTGTTTTAGTAAAAGTCGATAAGGTAGAAACTAAAACCGCAAGCGGAATTATCATTCCCGATACCGCACAGGAAAAAACACAGACGGCAGTTGTCGTTGCCGTCGGCGATGATAAAGAAAAGATTAAGGTATCGGTCGGTCAAAAAGTGATGCATGATAAATATGCAGGGACACAAATTAAGATCGATGGCGAAGAATACTTGATATTAAAGGCTGGCGATATTGTTGCTGTAATTGAATAA
- a CDS encoding purine-nucleoside phosphorylase — protein sequence MTAEEKLIQCFKNIKDHIPYPPKIALVLGSGLGDLANELEVDATIPYASIRNFPLSTAPGHRGAFVFAKIGEIPIVIMQGRIHYYEGYPMTDVVLPIRIMKMMGAEILFLTNAAGGANKNFSAGNFMLITDHIACLVPSPLIGKNFETLGVRFPDMTQVYDRDLRIHIKAAADALHIPLKEGVYCQFTGPAYETPQEVRLAGMLGADAVGMSTAVEAVAARHAGMRVCGVSFISNLAAGMSSSLLSEREVLDAGKKAAPLFKQLVLNSIGRIGKA from the coding sequence ATGACTGCTGAAGAAAAATTGATACAATGTTTTAAAAATATCAAAGATCACATTCCGTACCCCCCTAAGATCGCACTAGTGCTTGGCTCCGGACTGGGTGATCTGGCGAACGAATTGGAGGTTGACGCGACTATTCCGTATGCTTCCATTCGTAATTTCCCGCTTTCTACAGCACCGGGACACCGCGGCGCATTTGTATTTGCAAAAATAGGAGAAATTCCTATCGTTATTATGCAAGGGAGAATCCACTATTACGAAGGATATCCGATGACCGATGTGGTGCTTCCTATCAGGATTATGAAAATGATGGGGGCGGAAATTCTCTTTTTAACCAATGCGGCAGGCGGGGCGAACAAAAACTTCAGCGCAGGTAATTTTATGCTGATTACCGATCATATCGCCTGCCTTGTGCCTTCTCCACTCATCGGGAAAAACTTCGAAACACTCGGTGTGCGTTTCCCCGATATGACTCAAGTTTATGATAGAGATCTCCGAATACATATCAAAGCGGCAGCAGATGCCTTGCATATTCCCCTGAAAGAAGGGGTATATTGTCAATTCACCGGACCGGCTTATGAAACGCCGCAAGAAGTTCGCCTGGCAGGGATGCTCGGCGCCGATGCCGTTGGTATGAGTACTGCTGTAGAAGCAGTCGCTGCCCGCCATGCCGGTATGCGTGTTTGCGGCGTCTCGTTCATTTCGAATCTTGCGGCAGGTATGAGCAGTTCCTTATTGAGCGAACGAGAAGTGCTGGACGCAGGAAAAAAAGCAGCTCCGCTATTTAAACAACTGGTATTAAACAGCATCGGCCGCATAGGAAAAGCATAA
- a CDS encoding Holliday junction resolvase-like protein, protein MLDTLEVKFLLIILVTTGILFIIVAFFLGTKIGKLIASRHLTAEIKTAREDAIKRSRAVLNGQLSEQFAAFFPGFPADPTEIRFVGKPVDFVAFPGISTGTINEVLFVEVKTGNAVLSNIERSLRDAVEKKNVRYTEYRIPSAAE, encoded by the coding sequence ATGCTTGATACGTTAGAAGTAAAGTTCTTGCTTATTATTTTAGTAACTACGGGAATTCTATTCATTATTGTCGCTTTCTTCCTTGGAACGAAGATTGGTAAACTCATTGCCAGCAGACACCTCACAGCAGAAATTAAAACAGCTCGAGAAGATGCTATTAAACGGTCGCGAGCCGTACTAAACGGACAACTCTCCGAACAATTTGCGGCGTTCTTCCCTGGCTTTCCTGCCGATCCGACTGAAATTCGGTTTGTTGGAAAACCGGTCGACTTTGTCGCATTTCCGGGGATATCGACTGGAACAATTAATGAAGTGCTGTTCGTCGAAGTAAAAACCGGCAATGCGGTGCTCTCAAATATTGAGCGTTCATTGCGCGATGCCGTCGAAAAGAAGAATGTCCGCTACACCGAGTACCGTATACCCAGTGCAGCAGAATAA